Sequence from the Prunus persica cultivar Lovell chromosome G5, Prunus_persica_NCBIv2, whole genome shotgun sequence genome:
CAGTCACATTCTGTGGACTTTGCTTGCCTatctttccaaattttccAAGAAATCTCAAAATTATCCCGTTCCATTTGTGTTAAACATACAGCTTTTGGATGCCCTCTAAGAATCTCTGAAATGAAGAATCACTTTATATTAATTACAGAAGTTGATTCATTTGTGGGAAACATAACTAAATTTGTTGGCataacatgtatataatacCCCAAACCATTATATTAGCAGAGAAGACATGTTGatattttgaactttgcttCTTGTGTGGAAATATTGAACACTAAATATCAGTCCATCATGAAACACCTTTTGGATCTTGACGGCTATGCTCTTTTTGGATCTTCATGGATAAATATTGGACACATTTACTTGGTATTTTTATGTACATTTTAGTTAATacctttggatatgttattcCATTTATTTGTCTCTACAATTTCTGGTCTGACTTTGTCCTCTTAATGCTTgcttcaatttattttgcCAAAACGAAGATGATGAGTCTGATTTCATATAATAACATAACTCTTCCAAGTTGCAACCTGGCGAACCGTTTCTAAGTTTCTAGTAAtcattctgattttgattttttcaactcAAACAGATGGgaatgtcaagtgcactggATACATTATGTGGACAGTGCTATGGTGCAAAGCAGTATCATATGATGGGCATACACATGCAGAGAGCCATGCTTGTTCTTTCAATTGTTTGCATACCCCTTGCTATCATTTCCGCAAACACAAGAATCATTCTAACAGCTCTTGGCCAAGATGCTGCCATAGCAGCACAAGCCGGACAATTTGCCCGTTTCCTGATCCCTTCCCTTTTTGCATATGGACTTCTTCAGTGCCTTGTGAGGTTCTTACAAACTCAAAACATTGTGTTCCCAATGATGCTGAGCTCTGCCATTACAGCTTTGCTGCACATCCCTCTCTGTTGGATTCTTGTGTTTACATCTGGACTTGGAAGCAGGGGAGCTGCCTTGGCAGTTTCAATCTCTTTTTGGATCAATGTGCTATTATTGGCACTTTATGTCAGGTTCTCTTCATTATGTTCCAAAACTTGGACAGGCTTCTCGAAGGAGGCATTTCACAACATTATTCCATTTGTTAGACTCGCTATTCCTTCAGCTGTGATGGTCTGGTAATTTCgatttcttaattaatatttcaCAAGGTTGTCTACTTCTAAGATCAGTTATTTTAGTGTCTAAAAGATCCTAATGCAGTTGACCATGAATTTAAACAGCTTGGAAATGTGGTCCTTTGAACTGATTGTTCTTCTATCTGGTCTTCTTCCAAACCCAAAGTTGGAAACCTCAGTGCTTTCTATCAGGTTGGTTCCTAACTGTGATAATTTACTCTTGGATTTCTTCGACAGTTTCTGCAGTCTGGTTTGGGAAATATTCTGCACTTTTAATGTTGTTACTTATCAAATTTGTGTATTGCCAGCCTAAATACAGCGGCAATGGTTTGGATGATCCCATTTGGACTCAGTTCTGCTGTCAGGTGAGCTACGCTGTGGTACATTTAAAATTGTAAAGTCAATCTTCCTTATGTTTCGAATCTTATGATGTCTCGGTTTCTATGATTTCCAGCACTCGCGTCTCAAATGAATTAGGAGCAGGGCGTCCAGAAACCGCACGTTTAGCAGTGTGTGTTGTCTTAGTCATGGCCATTACTGTGGGTTTATTGGTGGGATCAGTCTTGATACTGATACGCAACTTCTGGGGCTATGCTTATAGCAATGAAACACAAGTGGTCAAATATCTAGCAACCATGATGCCAATACTTGCAACATCCAACTTCTTAGACGGTCTCCAGTGTGTTCTTTCAGGTCTTCCTACTATTTTCGTACCCTTATAATCAAAATCAACATAAACACAATATACAATTCCATCAGTATATTTATAGGTAGCTAGGGATTAATGCAGTTAGTATATGTGTTTTACATTTTCAGGCACTGCTAGAGGATGTGGCTGGCAGAAGATTGGAGCATATATTAATCTTGGGTCGTATTATTTAGTTGGAATTCCACTGGctattgtattttcttttgtcattCACATCGGTGGAaaggtaaaaaaaagaaa
This genomic interval carries:
- the LOC18777935 gene encoding protein DETOXIFICATION 16, which translates into the protein MGTEDHTPPSLSSPLIQVCEEDDAVKEIEKHEGSHGRGFKRKEIVEEVKKQLWLAGPLICVSLLQYSVQIIAVMFVGHLGELSLSGASMALSFSSVTGFSLLMGMSSALDTLCGQCYGAKQYHMMGIHMQRAMLVLSIVCIPLAIISANTRIILTALGQDAAIAAQAGQFARFLIPSLFAYGLLQCLVRFLQTQNIVFPMMLSSAITALLHIPLCWILVFTSGLGSRGAALAVSISFWINVLLLALYVRFSSLCSKTWTGFSKEAFHNIIPFVRLAIPSAVMVCLEMWSFELIVLLSGLLPNPKLETSVLSISLNTAAMVWMIPFGLSSAVSTRVSNELGAGRPETARLAVCVVLVMAITVGLLVGSVLILIRNFWGYAYSNETQVVKYLATMMPILATSNFLDGLQCVLSGTARGCGWQKIGAYINLGSYYLVGIPLAIVFSFVIHIGGKGLWLGIICALIVQVLSLLTVTIRTNWEKEAKKATERVYDTTVPVDVVS